A window of Devosia chinhatensis genomic DNA:
GCCCTATCGCTTGCTGGACGTTTTGTTTCATATGTGCACCTCGTCCGCATGCATATAGTCCTTCCCATCGTGGGAAGGTCAAGGGCAGCGGAAAGCCTCCTTGCAAATGTTGACCGCAGGATGCGACCAGTTGGCACAGCGACACCGCTTGAGCTTATAGTGTTGCAACGCGCGACTTAATTCTGACCCCGTCAGGAGGCCGATCATGCAGACGGTTCGCAAGGACATCCACAATTCCGAAGTGCCGGTTCTCTGCCAGAGCTGCGAAGCCCGGCACCAAGGCATTTGCGGAGCGCTGAACGGCGAGCAATTGCTGGCCCTGTCCAAGGCCACCCGCCGCGTCCGCAGGGAGCCTGGCGAGGAACTGATCGCCGACGCCATGCCGATCAACGCCTTCTCCAACGTGCTGCGCGGCGTTGTTAAGCTGACCAAAGTGCTCGAGGATGGCCGCCAGCAGGTGGTGGGCCTGCAATTTGCGCCTGACCTGCTCGGTCGTCCTTTTGCAGCCGAAAGCAGGGTGACCGCCGAAGCGGCGTCCGCGGTAGACCTCTGCGTCATTCCGCGTCCGGCTCTTGAAAGCCTGATGAAGGACAGTGCTCCGCTCGAGCACCGAGTGATGATGCAGGCGCTGCGCGAACTGGACGAGGCGCGCGACTGGATGGTGACGCTGGGGCGCAAGAACGCTGCCGAAAAAGTGGCAAGCTTTCTCTTCATGATCGCCAGCCATATCGACCCGACCGACGAGACTGTTGCCTCCAAGTTCGATCTGCCGTTGAGCCGCGCCGATATCGCCGATTTCCTTGGGCTGACCATCGAGACAGTGAGCCGCCAGATCAGCAAGCTCAAGGCGGACGGCGTGATCGAGATCGTCAATTACCGCCATATCACCGTGCCCGACCTGGCGCGCCTGCGGGTTCTCTGCGGTTAGCGTGTCCTGCAGAAATGCCAATGCAAAAGGGCCGGTTCGTACCGGCCCTTTCTGTTCGGGCACCCCGCGCTCTAGTGGCGGGCCGCCTGGGCCTGCGAGCCTGCCAGCCGCGCCAGACGACGGTCCTCGCGCATTTCGAACCACATGGCATTGAGAATGCCGAACATGCAGGCAAGGCTGACGCCCAAGATCCAGGAAAAATACCACATAGACTGCGCCTCCTAATAAGCGTTGGGGTTCTTGGTGAGGTTGTCTGCCCCGACTGTGCCGCGCATGACCCGGAACACCCAGGCCGTATAGAGCAGCACGATCGGCAGGAAGACCAGGGTCGCCAGCAGCATGATGAAAAGGGTCAGGTGGCTGGAGGAGGCGTCCCATAGGGTCAGCCCGGCATCGGGCATGGTCGAGGAGGGTAGGAAGAATGGGAAGATCGACAGGCCCGCGGTCGCGATGATGCCGAAAATGCCAGTGCTGCTGGCCAGATAGGCCAACCATTTCTGGTCGCGAGTAAGGCCAGAGACGGCAAGTCCCATTCCGCCAAAGCCCAGGAGTGGAGCAAGGATCGTCCACGGATTGAGACGGTAATTGTTGAGCCAGCCGCCCGCGACGAGCTCGACGCTCTTGCTGAGCGGATTGATCGGCGCATTGGGGTCGACCAGGCTGGTGATGACATAGCCATCCATGAAAGCAACCCACACCCCACCGAGCGCGAAGAGCAGAATCGTGGCCAGCCCCGCCCAGACGCCGTAGGTACGGGCGCGCTCGGCCATCGCGCCCTGGGTGCGGCCGACGATCAGCGCTGCGCCATGGGTGACGATCATGCCGACGCTCACAAGTCCGGCGAGTAGCGCGAAGGGCATCAATAACTGGAAAAAATTGCCAGTATAGAAGATGCGCATCGTGTCATCGAAGTGGAACGGCGCGCCCAAAAGCACATTGCCCACCGCGACGCCCATGATAAGCGCCGGCACGAAACCACCGATGAACAGGCCCCAGTCCCAGGCCGCCCGCCAGCGTGGGTCTTGCACCTTGCCGCGGAACTTGAAGCCCACAGGCCGCAGGATCAGCGCCAGGAGGATAACCAGCATCGCCAGGTAAAAACCCGAAAAGCTGACGGCATAAAGCGGAGGGAAGGCCGCAAAGATGGCGCCACCGCCCAGGATCAGCCAGACCTGATTGCCTTCCCAGGTCGGGCCGATGACATTGAGCAAGATGCGACGCTCCTCGTCGGTGCGGGCCGCGAAGGGCAGGAGGGCGGCCACGCCCAGATCGCGCCCACCCATGATGGCAAAGCCGATGAGCAGGACGCCGAGCAGCAGCCACCAGATCAGCCGCAGCGTTTCGTAGTCGAGGGGAAGTGTGCTCACGATCCGAGCTCCTGGGTTGCGCGATTGGCGGGAAGGGCGGCGATGACGAAGTCATCTTCATCGTCGGCAGCCGGCATGATGGCCAGCAGGTTGTCCTTGGGGCCGGCCTTGATCACCCGGACCATAAGCAGCACCATGATGACGATGAGCACCGTGTAGATCAGCACAAACATGCTGAGCGACAGCACGAGATCAATGACCGTGAGGCCCGATGCGGCATAGAAGGTGGGCAGCACACCCTCCACCACCCAGGGCTGGCGACCGAATTCGGCAATGAACCAGCCGCTTTCAATGGCGATCCAGGGCAGGGGCAGGGTGAAGAGGCTAAACCAGAGCAACGGTTTGTGCGTGTCGATCCAGCCGCGCGACGCGCGATAGAACCAGAGCGCGAAAAAGCCGATATAGAAAAAGCCCAGCCCCATCATGATGCGGAACGTCCAGAACAGCGGCCAGACGCTCGGCACCGTATCCTGCGCCGCCATGACGATTTCGTCCTCAGTCGCGTTCTCGATGTCGGCGCGATATTTCTTGAGCAGAAGACCATAGCCGAGATCAGCCCAATAATCGTCGAAGACGGCGCGGGCATCCTGATCGGTGGCGTCTGCGCGGATCTGCTGGAGGGCGTTATAGGCGATGATGCCCGAGCGGATGCGATCTTCGGCGCGCTCGACAAGCTCGTCTATGCCCGGCAAGGGCCTGTCGAAGGAGCGGGTGGTAATGAGGCCACCGAGCCAGGGGATCGAGATATGAAAGCCGAGCCGGCCGTCCGCTCCGGGAAGGCCGATCAGCGTCCAGGGCGCCGGCGCCGGTTCGGTCTCGTACATGGCCTCGAGCGCCGCGATCTTCATCATTTGATGCTCGGTCGCGACATAACCGCTTTCATCGCCCAGGACCACGACGGAAAGCGCCGAAGCAAGGCCGAAGCTTGCGGCCACGACAGCCGAACGCCGGGCCAGCTCGACATGCTTGCCCTTGATGAGAAACAAAGAGGAGATGGCCAGCACGAAGACCGCGCCTGTGAGATAGCCGGCACTGACCGTATGCACGAACTTGGCCTGCGCGACGGGGTTGAAGATCACCGCCATGAAGTCAGTGATTTCCATGCGCATCGTGTCGGGATTGAACTTGGCGCCGACCGGGTTCTGCA
This region includes:
- a CDS encoding Crp/Fnr family transcriptional regulator — encoded protein: MQTVRKDIHNSEVPVLCQSCEARHQGICGALNGEQLLALSKATRRVRREPGEELIADAMPINAFSNVLRGVVKLTKVLEDGRQQVVGLQFAPDLLGRPFAAESRVTAEAASAVDLCVIPRPALESLMKDSAPLEHRVMMQALRELDEARDWMVTLGRKNAAEKVASFLFMIASHIDPTDETVASKFDLPLSRADIADFLGLTIETVSRQISKLKADGVIEIVNYRHITVPDLARLRVLCG
- the cydX gene encoding cytochrome bd-I oxidase subunit CydX; its protein translation is MWYFSWILGVSLACMFGILNAMWFEMREDRRLARLAGSQAQAARH
- the cydB gene encoding cytochrome d ubiquinol oxidase subunit II, yielding MSTLPLDYETLRLIWWLLLGVLLIGFAIMGGRDLGVAALLPFAARTDEERRILLNVIGPTWEGNQVWLILGGGAIFAAFPPLYAVSFSGFYLAMLVILLALILRPVGFKFRGKVQDPRWRAAWDWGLFIGGFVPALIMGVAVGNVLLGAPFHFDDTMRIFYTGNFFQLLMPFALLAGLVSVGMIVTHGAALIVGRTQGAMAERARTYGVWAGLATILLFALGGVWVAFMDGYVITSLVDPNAPINPLSKSVELVAGGWLNNYRLNPWTILAPLLGFGGMGLAVSGLTRDQKWLAYLASSTGIFGIIATAGLSIFPFFLPSSTMPDAGLTLWDASSSHLTLFIMLLATLVFLPIVLLYTAWVFRVMRGTVGADNLTKNPNAY
- a CDS encoding cytochrome ubiquinol oxidase subunit I encodes the protein MDMLVVDLSRWQFAATAMYHFIFVPLTLGLSFMMAIMESVYVMTGRQVWRKATLFWGTLFGINFAMGVATGIVMEFQFGMNWSYYSHYVGDIFGAPLAIEGLMAFFLEATFIGLFFFGWDRLSKVGHLVVTWLTALGANFSALWILVANGWMQNPVGAKFNPDTMRMEITDFMAVIFNPVAQAKFVHTVSAGYLTGAVFVLAISSLFLIKGKHVELARRSAVVAASFGLASALSVVVLGDESGYVATEHQMMKIAALEAMYETEPAPAPWTLIGLPGADGRLGFHISIPWLGGLITTRSFDRPLPGIDELVERAEDRIRSGIIAYNALQQIRADATDQDARAVFDDYWADLGYGLLLKKYRADIENATEDEIVMAAQDTVPSVWPLFWTFRIMMGLGFFYIGFFALWFYRASRGWIDTHKPLLWFSLFTLPLPWIAIESGWFIAEFGRQPWVVEGVLPTFYAASGLTVIDLVLSLSMFVLIYTVLIVIMVLLMVRVIKAGPKDNLLAIMPAADDEDDFVIAALPANRATQELGS